The following is a genomic window from Vibrio cyclitrophicus.
CAAACTGTCACATCAGGTATCGTATCGGCCCTAGGAAGAAGCGGCTTAAACCTTGAGAACTTTGAAAACTTCATTCAAACCGATGCCGCGATCAATAGTGGTAACTCTGGTGGCGCGCTAGTCAACCTTAACGGTGAACTGATTGGTATCAACACCGCCATTCTTGGCCCTAACGGAGGCAATGTCGGTATCGGTTTTGCCATCCCGTCTAATATGATGAAAAACCTGACAGAACAGATTCTCGATTTCGGTGAAGTGAAGCGCGGTATGTTGGGAGTTCAAGGTGGAGAAGTGACCTCTGAATTAGCAGAGGCGCTCGGTTATGAATCAAGTAAAGGTGCGTTTGTTAGCCAAATTGTACCAGACAGCGCAGCAGATAAAGCAGGCCTGAAAGCGGGTGATATAATTACCTCTATCAATGGTAAACGCATTGATACCTTCAGCGAATTAAGAGCCAAAGTGGCCACTCTCGGTGCAGGTAAGCAAATTGAGCTTGGAATCGTTCGTGACGGAAAAAGCAAAACCTTTGATGTCACGTTAGGCGAATCAACCAATAACAAAACACAAGCTGAAAAGCTCCATGAAGGACTTGCGGGTGCTGAGTTGACCAACACTAACGATAGCGATGCAGCTACAGGAGTGAAGGTATCAAATGTGGCTAAAGGCTCACCAGCAGAAGCCTACCAGCTTCTGAAAGATGACATCATCATCGGCGTAAACCGCCAAACGGTTAAGAACCTTGCACAGTTCAGAGATATTTTAGAGAAACAACCTGGCGTATTGGCATTGAATATCCAACGAGGAAATAGAACTATCTACCTAGTCATTCGTTAATAATTTGTCAGTATAACCAAAGGGAGGCCGCATAAGTTTGCTTGAAACTTACTCAGTCTCCCTTTTCTTTAGATGAATCAAAATGCTATGCTTCACTTGTAATTAAGCCATCCATTCGCTGATGGCTTCGTACCTTACTTGTTGAAGAGGGAAACATGC
Proteins encoded in this region:
- a CDS encoding DegQ family serine endoprotease, with product MKKPLLALSVLTLSLSSIITPIQATAALPLSVGNEQLPSLAPMLEQVTPAVVSIAVEGKQVQRQQIPEQFQFFFGPEQTRERPFRGLGSGVIIDAKKGHIVTNYHVINGADDIKVKLHDGREYDAELIGGDQMSDIALLKLEEAKNLTQIKLADSDQLRVGDFSVAIGNPFGLGQTVTSGIVSALGRSGLNLENFENFIQTDAAINSGNSGGALVNLNGELIGINTAILGPNGGNVGIGFAIPSNMMKNLTEQILDFGEVKRGMLGVQGGEVTSELAEALGYESSKGAFVSQIVPDSAADKAGLKAGDIITSINGKRIDTFSELRAKVATLGAGKQIELGIVRDGKSKTFDVTLGESTNNKTQAEKLHEGLAGAELTNTNDSDAATGVKVSNVAKGSPAEAYQLLKDDIIIGVNRQTVKNLAQFRDILEKQPGVLALNIQRGNRTIYLVIR